One window from the genome of Gambusia affinis linkage group LG14, SWU_Gaff_1.0, whole genome shotgun sequence encodes:
- the LOC122844251 gene encoding ephrin type-A receptor 10-like isoform X2 has translation MDVCRTLAALLWVLLLRRVQVCQAEEVVLLNSKETQAELGWTSFPPNGWEEISGVDEKYKPIRTYQVCNVMEPTQQNNWLQTGWVARRGGQRIFVELQFTLRDCNSIPGVAGTCKETFNLLYVESDRDLGAVTREDRYSKIDTIAADESFTQGDLGERKMKLNTEVREIGHLNRKGFHLAFQDVGACVALVAVRVYYKRCLATVQNLAVFPDTVAEAAFATLVEVRGGCVNNSEVDSDSPPRMHCSAEGEWLVPIGKCSCSAGYEEGHSSCEDASTKRENERRKRKKRLKVKNRKLT, from the exons TTGTGCTGCTGAACTCCAAGGAGACGCAGGCAGAACTGGGTTGGACCTCCTTCCCCCCAAACGGA TGGGAGGAGATCAGCGGCGTGGATGAGAAGTACAAGCCGATCCGGACCTACCAGGTGTGTAACGTGATGGAGCCCACGCAGCAGAACAACTGGCTGCAGACGGGCTGGGTGGCGCGCCGCGGCGGACAGCGCATCTTCGTGGAGCTGCAGTTCACGCTGCGCGACTGCAACAGCATCCCCGGCGTGGCCGGTACCTGCAAGGAGACGTTCAACCTGCTGTACGTGGAGTCGGACCGGGACCTGGGCGCCGTGACCCGGGAGGACCGCTACTCCAAGATAGACACCATCGCCGCCGACGAGAGCTTCACGCAGGGAGACTTGGGGGAGAGGAAGATGAAGCTCAACACGGAGGTGCGGGAGATCGGGCACCTCAACCGGAAGGGCTTCCACCTGGCCTTCCAGGACGTGGGCGCGTGCGTCGCCCTGGTGGCCGTCCGCGTGTACTACAAGCGGTGCCTGGCCACCGTGCAGAACCTGGCCGTGTTCCCCGACACGGTGGCCGAGGCCGCCTTCGCCACGCTGGTGGAGGTCCGCGGCGGCTGCGTCAACAACTCGGAGGTGGACAGCGACAGCCCTCCCAGGATGCATTGCAGCGCCGAGGGGGAGTGGCTGGTGCCCATCGGGAAGTGCAGCTGCAGCGCCGGCTACGAGGAGGGCCACAGCAGCTGCGAAG ATGCAAgcacaaagagagagaatgagCGGAGGAAACGAAAGAAGAGGCTGAAGGTGAAGAACAGGAAACTAACCTGA